One region of Priestia megaterium genomic DNA includes:
- a CDS encoding pyruvate oxidase, which produces MIKTTAGKAAMSVLKEWKIDHIFGMPGDSINHFMDNLRSEKDEIEFIQVRHEEVGALAASSYAKITGKIGVCLSIGGPGAIHLLNGLYDAKADGAPVLVLAGQVPRAKLGNESFQEVNLERVFDDVSVFNHRVDSPESFPHLLQQAIRTAYAKKGVAVLVIPDDIPSSTIKIDKKTPIANVSKTISHSDPEDVAKALLAIKYAKKPVILAGTGAKHAKLELAQFAEKIAAPIIFTLPGKGILPDHHPYNLGQLGQIGTKPAYEAMEETDLLIMVGTSFPYREFLPDGVEAIQLDSDATQIGRRYPVSIGLVGDSKTTLSQLAHNLDYQENRRFLEECQVNMENWWKHVEKEENEVSTPIKPQQVIPKLQKIVDDDAIVSVDVGNVTVWMARHFRMTNQKFVISSWLATMGCGLPAAIAGKLAHPEKQSVAVCGDGGFTMVMQDFVTAVKYKLPIVVVVLNNSEIGMIKYEQAIQGHLDYQTQLGEMNFAKFAESCGGIGYRVEKYEELETAFEKAALANVPVVIDVVVADEPPLPGKISFGQAANYSKHIMKKFFKEHELEMPPLRKGLSRML; this is translated from the coding sequence ATGATAAAAACTACAGCTGGAAAAGCAGCTATGTCGGTATTAAAAGAATGGAAGATCGATCACATTTTCGGTATGCCGGGAGATTCCATCAATCATTTTATGGACAACTTGCGAAGTGAAAAAGATGAAATTGAATTCATTCAAGTCCGTCACGAGGAAGTAGGCGCACTTGCGGCATCTTCTTATGCTAAAATCACAGGTAAAATCGGCGTGTGCCTGTCGATTGGAGGACCGGGTGCGATTCATTTGTTAAACGGCTTATATGATGCCAAAGCAGACGGTGCCCCGGTGCTAGTGCTAGCTGGACAGGTGCCTCGTGCGAAGCTTGGCAATGAATCATTTCAAGAAGTGAACTTAGAACGTGTTTTTGACGATGTGTCGGTATTTAATCACCGAGTGGACTCACCTGAATCGTTTCCGCATCTGCTTCAGCAAGCGATTCGAACGGCTTATGCCAAAAAAGGTGTCGCGGTGCTAGTGATTCCAGACGATATTCCGTCTTCAACGATTAAAATTGATAAAAAAACGCCAATTGCCAATGTATCAAAAACCATTTCTCACAGTGACCCGGAAGATGTAGCTAAAGCACTTCTAGCCATTAAATACGCAAAAAAACCGGTTATTTTAGCAGGAACAGGTGCAAAGCACGCCAAACTTGAATTAGCGCAGTTTGCGGAAAAAATTGCGGCGCCGATTATCTTTACGCTTCCGGGGAAAGGAATACTGCCTGATCATCATCCGTATAACCTAGGTCAGCTCGGGCAGATTGGTACAAAGCCGGCGTATGAAGCGATGGAAGAAACCGACTTATTGATTATGGTGGGGACATCGTTTCCGTACCGTGAGTTTTTACCGGACGGGGTTGAAGCGATTCAGCTGGACTCTGACGCCACACAAATCGGCAGACGCTATCCTGTATCGATTGGATTAGTCGGAGACTCTAAAACGACCCTGTCGCAGCTTGCGCATAATTTAGATTATCAAGAAAACCGCCGTTTCTTAGAAGAGTGTCAAGTTAATATGGAAAACTGGTGGAAGCACGTAGAAAAAGAAGAAAATGAAGTGAGTACGCCAATCAAGCCGCAGCAAGTCATTCCTAAGCTGCAAAAAATCGTAGATGATGATGCGATTGTATCTGTTGATGTTGGGAACGTGACGGTATGGATGGCGAGACATTTCCGCATGACGAATCAAAAATTTGTGATTTCAAGCTGGCTGGCAACGATGGGCTGCGGACTTCCGGCTGCGATTGCAGGAAAGCTTGCCCATCCGGAAAAACAATCGGTAGCCGTGTGCGGTGACGGAGGCTTTACAATGGTCATGCAAGATTTTGTGACGGCTGTGAAGTACAAGCTGCCAATCGTTGTAGTCGTCCTTAATAACAGTGAAATCGGGATGATTAAATATGAACAAGCCATTCAAGGTCACTTGGATTACCAAACGCAGCTTGGTGAAATGAACTTTGCAAAGTTCGCTGAATCGTGCGGAGGAATTGGCTACCGCGTTGAAAAATACGAGGAGCTCGAAACAGCTTTTGAAAAAGCAGCGCTTGCGAATGTTCCTGTTGTGATTGATGTCGTTGTCGCGGATGAACCGCCGCTTCCAGGCAAAATTTCATTTGGACAAGCAGCCAATTATTCGAAGCATATTATGAAAAAGTTCTTTAAAGAACATGAGCTTGAAATGCCGCCGCTTCGAAAAGGACTAAGCAGAATGCTTTAA
- a CDS encoding competence protein ComK: MTNDEKYQIGLTTKALIPVNDPVHRTKVLDEAGEYMLSKTCKQLLEEACIRELSTFNGSIAAVRKMFPYKQLTPLVINRSQAIIAFPTSSPNDYGCAWIFASHVHTSHTLATVDPTSMLIHFKDGTFIPVKLSYYSLEKKLARAAVIRNYCLESPIFLA; encoded by the coding sequence ATGACAAATGATGAAAAGTATCAAATTGGTTTGACGACAAAAGCATTAATTCCAGTGAATGATCCTGTGCACCGAACGAAGGTGCTAGATGAAGCAGGAGAATACATGCTAAGCAAGACCTGTAAGCAATTATTAGAAGAAGCGTGCATTCGAGAATTAAGTACGTTTAACGGCTCTATTGCCGCCGTTCGAAAAATGTTTCCGTACAAACAGCTTACGCCGCTTGTTATTAATCGTTCACAAGCCATCATTGCGTTTCCGACATCTTCGCCAAATGACTATGGCTGCGCCTGGATTTTTGCCTCTCATGTTCATACTTCACACACGCTTGCTACAGTTGATCCAACCTCCATGCTAATTCACTTCAAAGATGGAACGTTCATTCCAGTTAAGCTTTCTTATTATAGTTTAGAAAAAAAGCTGGCCAGAGCGGCTGTTATTCGTAATTACTGTTTAGAAAGTCCGATTTTTTTAGCGTAG
- a CDS encoding sigma-70 family RNA polymerase sigma factor: MQKSSFDQIASSFHPLIVSMIKKFHIYKDYDEYYQIALIGLWRAYQKFDESKGSFSAYAYTTVRGTILSHLKGTILYEERETPAEQNLLSLNEDHALPVPLESEIIKQHIEHLTGREKIYVLEHLLEGYSYKDIAYKYGVSTGAVKNWGKAARKKLKASLLQE; encoded by the coding sequence ATGCAAAAAAGCTCGTTTGATCAAATCGCTTCATCTTTTCATCCATTAATTGTGTCGATGATTAAAAAATTTCATATTTACAAAGACTACGACGAATATTATCAAATTGCGTTAATTGGTTTATGGAGAGCGTATCAAAAATTCGATGAAAGCAAAGGCTCTTTTTCCGCTTATGCCTACACAACCGTGCGGGGTACGATTCTTTCTCATTTAAAAGGCACCATTTTATACGAAGAACGTGAAACACCGGCTGAGCAGAACCTGCTTTCACTAAACGAAGATCACGCTCTTCCCGTTCCGCTAGAAAGTGAAATTATTAAGCAGCATATCGAACACTTAACGGGAAGAGAAAAAATCTATGTACTGGAACATCTGCTAGAAGGCTACTCGTATAAAGATATTGCCTACAAATACGGAGTTTCCACGGGAGCCGTTAAAAACTGGGGAAAAGCCGCTCGCAAAAAGCTAAAAGCCTCACTTCTTCAGGAATAA
- a CDS encoding SGNH/GDSL hydrolase family protein, with protein MKAMVGVNVAAAVLCGAVMYAGTQHWQEQTEAQASEVKTAVVHKEKQFSDVSAYTKNLPDFITKQIQSSIVNKKPLTLVIATSAKETGWPQQLKKELAATYGRDVFTVKTLSYGNGTTDELLSSHIADQIDQLQPNIILFEAPLKNDYQHLTLDETLENTDKLIHQLKDLKKTLMIQPSQPYISQTESYEEGVEAIRGVSEANWVYYMNHSLIWPFHLGEYINKDSGNLTKKGNEVWGEYVVNWFTGE; from the coding sequence ATGAAGGCGATGGTTGGGGTAAATGTGGCGGCGGCTGTTTTGTGCGGGGCGGTGATGTATGCGGGGACGCAGCACTGGCAGGAGCAAACGGAAGCGCAGGCAAGTGAAGTAAAAACTGCTGTTGTACATAAAGAAAAACAGTTTTCTGATGTATCTGCTTATACAAAAAATCTTCCAGACTTTATCACAAAGCAAATCCAGTCATCTATCGTAAATAAAAAGCCTCTGACTCTTGTAATTGCCACGTCCGCAAAGGAAACAGGGTGGCCACAGCAGTTAAAAAAAGAGCTAGCAGCTACATATGGACGTGATGTATTTACGGTCAAAACACTTTCATATGGTAACGGGACAACCGATGAGCTTTTATCCTCACATATTGCCGATCAAATTGATCAACTTCAGCCAAACATTATTCTGTTTGAAGCACCTCTTAAAAATGATTATCAGCACCTTACGCTAGATGAGACGCTTGAAAATACAGACAAGCTAATTCATCAGCTCAAAGACTTGAAAAAGACCCTTATGATTCAGCCTTCACAGCCATATATTTCACAAACCGAGTCCTATGAAGAAGGGGTAGAAGCGATCAGGGGAGTCTCTGAAGCAAACTGGGTATATTATATGAATCACTCGCTCATTTGGCCGTTTCATTTAGGCGAGTATATCAATAAAGACAGCGGTAATTTAACGAAAAAAGGAAATGAAGTGTGGGGAGAATATGTTGTGAATTGGTTTACAGGAGAATAA
- a CDS encoding FMN-binding glutamate synthase family protein: MGVFEIILLIFGAVMMLAIVVPVIIAVILWLKDEKQEEHSVLRNYPLLGKMRYIFEKMGPELRQYLFLNNNEGKPFSRNQYEQTVKSGKYLNRMMGFGSERDFSEPGYYIRNAVFPKQRDEMKADNTEKIKTKVYKMDADNLFSRREHREEKEADPFYLRDEEAVVIGPSCKNPFVVKGLIGQSGMSFGALGDHAITALSLGLGRAGGTWMNTGEGGLSPYHLKGNVDIIFQIGPGLFGVRTKEGEFSWEEFKKKSEMKQIKAFEIKLAQGAKTRGGHVDGSKVTEEIAEIRNLKPGESVDSPNRFKEFASYPEMFQFIEKLRDVGGKPVGVKMVVGNTNDLEEMAAYMKETGSGPDFITIDGAEGGTGASFQELADGAGVPLFSGLPFVDELLRKYGVRDEVKLFASGKLLTADKIATALSLGADCVNIARGFMFSVGCIQAQVCHNNRCPVGVATTDPKLQKALIIEEKSYRVCNYVLSLREGLFNLAAAAGIDSPTKFSKKHVVFKNSSGQLADISVKEKMYV, translated from the coding sequence ATGGGAGTGTTTGAAATCATTTTACTTATTTTTGGTGCGGTCATGATGCTTGCGATTGTAGTGCCGGTTATTATCGCTGTTATTCTTTGGTTAAAAGATGAAAAACAAGAAGAGCATTCGGTGCTTAGAAACTATCCGCTGCTCGGAAAAATGCGCTATATTTTTGAGAAAATGGGGCCTGAACTGCGTCAGTATTTATTTTTAAATAATAACGAAGGCAAGCCGTTTTCTAGAAATCAATACGAGCAAACCGTTAAGTCAGGTAAATACTTGAACCGGATGATGGGGTTTGGCTCAGAGCGTGATTTTAGCGAACCGGGTTACTATATTCGAAATGCGGTGTTTCCAAAGCAGCGCGACGAAATGAAAGCGGATAATACGGAAAAAATTAAAACGAAAGTATATAAAATGGACGCGGATAACTTATTTAGCCGAAGAGAGCACCGAGAAGAAAAAGAAGCGGATCCGTTTTATTTACGAGATGAAGAGGCGGTCGTTATAGGGCCTTCATGCAAAAATCCCTTTGTTGTAAAAGGATTAATCGGTCAATCCGGCATGAGCTTTGGAGCGCTTGGTGACCATGCGATTACGGCTTTATCTTTAGGATTAGGTCGAGCAGGCGGCACGTGGATGAACACGGGAGAAGGCGGACTGTCACCGTATCATTTAAAAGGAAACGTCGATATCATTTTTCAAATTGGTCCAGGGCTTTTTGGCGTTCGGACAAAAGAAGGCGAGTTTTCATGGGAAGAGTTTAAAAAGAAAAGTGAAATGAAGCAAATCAAAGCGTTTGAAATCAAGCTGGCGCAAGGAGCCAAAACAAGAGGGGGTCACGTAGACGGTTCAAAAGTAACGGAAGAAATCGCCGAGATCCGCAACTTAAAGCCAGGAGAATCGGTAGACAGCCCCAACCGTTTCAAAGAATTCGCTTCGTATCCTGAAATGTTTCAGTTTATTGAAAAACTTCGAGACGTAGGCGGCAAGCCAGTAGGCGTTAAAATGGTTGTCGGAAACACAAATGATCTTGAAGAAATGGCGGCGTATATGAAAGAGACGGGAAGCGGTCCTGACTTTATTACGATTGACGGAGCAGAAGGAGGAACGGGCGCATCGTTTCAAGAATTAGCGGACGGAGCGGGGGTGCCGCTGTTTTCAGGACTTCCTTTTGTGGATGAACTGCTTAGAAAATATGGCGTTCGCGATGAAGTGAAGCTTTTTGCATCGGGCAAGCTGCTAACGGCTGATAAAATTGCGACGGCTTTATCGCTGGGTGCTGACTGCGTGAATATTGCTAGAGGCTTTATGTTTTCTGTTGGCTGTATTCAAGCGCAGGTGTGCCACAACAACAGGTGCCCGGTGGGCGTAGCGACAACAGATCCAAAGCTGCAAAAAGCGCTTATTATTGAAGAAAAATCATATCGGGTGTGCAACTACGTGCTGTCATTACGTGAAGGGTTGTTTAATTTAGCAGCAGCTGCCGGCATTGATTCACCAACGAAGTTTTCAAAAAAACACGTGGTGTTCAAAAACAGCAGCGGACAGTTAGCTGATATTTCTGTAAAAGAAAAGATGTACGTATAA
- a CDS encoding GntR family transcriptional regulator, with amino-acid sequence MLRNQGSRSSHHPSYEMIRDKILNGELEGGTKIVEEKLASELGFSRTPIRDSIRRLEYEGLIVRKKVVSPTEKDLRNLFEVRMLLEGSASKAAATFLSDNELEELKECVDIGRNGSFEEIMSANERFHAIIVNASNNDVMINIIDRMQSIIYLFRHTVVFYNRPFLIDEHEDIYKAIKERNAEKAEALMQEHLQKDLEFCLHLLQRRQ; translated from the coding sequence ATGTTAAGAAATCAAGGTTCTCGTTCGTCTCATCACCCTTCTTATGAGATGATTCGAGATAAAATTTTAAACGGTGAGCTTGAAGGCGGTACAAAAATCGTCGAAGAAAAATTAGCGAGCGAGCTTGGATTCAGCCGAACGCCGATTCGTGACTCCATTAGACGCTTAGAATATGAAGGACTGATTGTTCGAAAAAAAGTCGTGTCGCCGACAGAAAAAGACTTACGCAACTTGTTTGAAGTGCGAATGCTGCTAGAAGGCTCAGCTTCTAAAGCTGCGGCAACTTTTTTATCTGATAACGAATTAGAAGAATTAAAGGAATGCGTAGACATCGGAAGAAACGGCTCGTTTGAAGAAATTATGAGCGCCAATGAGCGTTTTCACGCTATTATTGTGAACGCAAGCAACAATGACGTAATGATTAACATCATCGACCGCATGCAGTCCATCATTTACTTATTCCGTCATACAGTCGTATTTTACAACCGCCCGTTTTTAATTGACGAACACGAAGACATTTATAAAGCGATTAAAGAACGCAATGCTGAAAAAGCGGAAGCGTTAATGCAGGAACACCTTCAAAAAGACTTAGAGTTTTGCCTGCATTTACTTCAAAGAAGACAATAA
- a CDS encoding tyrosine-protein phosphatase — MIDIHTYILPNIDSGPEEVDGFLKMARSLTDQGVQSVVATPLYDSDQEFMKHHLFLYVNAANEWLTNSCIPLQVLPGQLVPLSPQLLRNYERNQLLTLNHTDKYLFLSLPEYDVSPYFEKILYDLLTKGVVPILRSPECHPIFRDHPERLYELVKKGVLVQLSAASILGLNGKKERKAACMFIKYRFAHVIASGVHARNYHDYSLSKAYDYISDMYGASELYFFIENAEAIIDGRPVHQLEPEPMKKFSLFKLFS; from the coding sequence GTGATTGATATTCATACGTACATATTGCCTAATATCGATAGCGGACCTGAGGAAGTAGACGGCTTTTTGAAGATGGCACGCTCCTTAACGGATCAAGGCGTTCAGTCCGTTGTGGCGACGCCGCTTTATGATAGCGATCAAGAGTTTATGAAACACCATTTATTTCTCTATGTGAATGCAGCTAACGAATGGCTCACGAATTCATGTATTCCTCTTCAAGTATTACCAGGCCAGCTTGTCCCTTTATCACCTCAACTTCTGCGAAACTATGAGCGAAATCAGCTACTCACACTTAATCACACCGATAAATATTTGTTTCTTTCACTGCCTGAATATGATGTCTCACCTTATTTTGAAAAGATACTGTATGATCTTCTAACAAAAGGCGTTGTGCCAATTCTTCGTTCACCAGAATGTCATCCGATTTTCCGGGATCATCCGGAGCGTTTGTATGAGCTCGTTAAAAAAGGCGTACTCGTTCAGCTAAGCGCGGCTAGTATTCTTGGTTTAAACGGAAAAAAAGAACGAAAAGCGGCGTGTATGTTTATTAAATACCGCTTCGCCCACGTGATTGCCTCTGGCGTTCATGCTCGCAATTACCACGACTATTCACTTTCAAAAGCGTATGATTATATTTCCGATATGTACGGTGCGTCAGAACTTTATTTTTTTATCGAAAATGCAGAAGCGATTATCGACGGTCGTCCGGTGCATCAATTAGAGCCTGAGCCGATGAAAAAATTTAGTTTATTTAAATTATTTAGCTAA
- a CDS encoding four-carbon acid sugar kinase family protein, producing the protein MIKQQEKRLVSDVFKNIPAIDEALVQKMLDEELLTFNQKIIVLDDDPTGVQTVNGISVYTDWSKDSIKQGFLEENSMFFILTNSRGFTASETEKAHADIAAVITEVAAEVNKEFLIISRGDSTLRGHYPLETEVLKKTVEQHSNQVLDGEVIFPFFKEGGRFTVDNIHYVQDEDYLVPAGETEFAKDRTFGYSKSHLGEWVEEKSEGKFKASHTTYISLGSIRALDLVTITNQLMEVKDFNKVVVNAVDYVDVKVVTIALLRAMKLGKHFMYRSAAALTKVMGGVSDKDLLTKEELIKEKSSNGGLIMVGSHVKKTTEQLEELKKCSFIEFIEFDCHLVLEPEKFEEEVNRIINEAEKLISKGQTVAVYTRRERLDLGEGKKEEELKLSVKISDAVTSIVRRLNVRPNFIVAKGGITSSDIGVNGLSVKRATVAGQIKPGIPVWVTGEESKFPGIAYIIFPGNVGAKTTLRETVELLSK; encoded by the coding sequence ATGATTAAACAACAAGAAAAACGCCTTGTAAGCGACGTGTTTAAAAACATTCCAGCGATCGATGAAGCACTTGTGCAAAAAATGCTCGACGAAGAGCTTCTGACGTTCAACCAAAAAATCATCGTACTGGATGATGATCCAACGGGTGTTCAAACGGTTAACGGTATTTCCGTGTACACAGACTGGAGCAAAGACAGCATCAAGCAAGGGTTTTTAGAAGAAAATTCCATGTTTTTTATTCTAACAAATTCACGCGGATTTACCGCTTCTGAAACGGAAAAAGCGCACGCGGACATTGCTGCTGTTATTACAGAGGTAGCGGCTGAAGTAAATAAAGAGTTTTTAATTATCAGCAGAGGTGATTCAACTCTTCGCGGTCACTATCCGTTAGAAACGGAAGTATTAAAGAAAACCGTTGAACAGCACTCAAACCAAGTGCTTGACGGTGAAGTGATCTTTCCTTTCTTTAAAGAAGGCGGACGATTCACAGTTGATAACATTCACTACGTGCAGGATGAAGACTACTTAGTGCCGGCAGGAGAAACGGAGTTTGCAAAAGACCGTACGTTTGGCTACAGTAAGTCTCATTTAGGCGAGTGGGTGGAAGAAAAGTCAGAAGGAAAATTTAAAGCAAGTCATACGACGTATATTTCGCTTGGGAGCATTCGTGCACTTGATTTAGTGACGATCACAAATCAGTTAATGGAAGTGAAAGACTTTAACAAAGTAGTTGTGAATGCAGTGGATTACGTGGACGTAAAAGTTGTGACGATTGCGCTTCTTCGTGCGATGAAGCTTGGAAAACATTTTATGTATCGAAGCGCTGCGGCTTTAACAAAAGTAATGGGCGGCGTGAGCGACAAAGACCTTTTAACAAAAGAAGAGCTCATTAAAGAGAAGTCGTCAAACGGCGGATTAATTATGGTTGGTTCGCATGTTAAAAAAACAACGGAGCAGTTAGAAGAATTAAAGAAATGCAGCTTCATTGAATTTATTGAATTTGATTGTCATCTTGTCTTAGAACCTGAAAAGTTTGAAGAAGAAGTGAACCGTATTATCAATGAAGCAGAGAAGCTTATTTCCAAAGGTCAAACGGTAGCTGTGTATACAAGACGCGAGCGCTTAGATCTTGGCGAAGGCAAAAAAGAAGAAGAGCTTAAATTATCGGTAAAAATTTCAGATGCGGTTACAAGCATTGTTCGACGCTTAAACGTTCGTCCAAACTTTATCGTCGCAAAAGGCGGCATTACCTCAAGTGATATTGGGGTAAACGGGTTGTCTGTAAAGCGTGCGACGGTAGCTGGACAAATCAAGCCCGGCATTCCGGTATGGGTAACGGGAGAGGAAAGCAAGTTTCCAGGCATTGCATACATCATTTTCCCTGGGAATGTTGGAGCCAAAACAACGCTTCGTGAAACGGTTGAATTACTAAGTAAATAG
- a CDS encoding GntT/GntP/DsdX family permease: MNSVFGLSHEASLLLYAIVSIVGLIFLIAKFKTNPFVALIVAALFMGLISGMKLPDIVTAFQEGVASVLGFIAIVLGLGTMLGKMMAESGGAERIARTLIKVFGEKNVHWAMMVVAVICGIPVFFQVGVVLLIPLVFVIAKHTGTSLIKIGLSLIAGLAVVHSLVPPHPAAMLAVDIFKADLGKTILYSLVVAFPAAAVAGPIYGSFISRRVHVEPTGEIMEQFTESKHKDLPGFGITLFTILLPVLLMLLATITGFVYPETSTIRYVTNFIGSPIVALLISLVFAFYSFGFARGYNKDDLLKFTNECLGPVASIILIIGAGGGFNKILTASGVGDAIAGFAQDAHLSPIVLAFVIAGLIRAAVGSATVAMTTAAGIVAPIAATMPNVSPELLVLATGAGSVMLSHVNDSGFWLIKEFFNMSVAQTLKTWTVMETILSFAAFAMVLILDIFI; encoded by the coding sequence ATGAATTCAGTATTCGGATTAAGTCATGAAGCAAGTCTTTTGCTGTATGCGATTGTATCGATCGTTGGACTTATCTTTTTAATTGCTAAGTTTAAAACAAATCCGTTCGTAGCGCTAATTGTCGCGGCTTTGTTTATGGGTCTTATTTCAGGAATGAAGCTGCCTGATATCGTAACGGCTTTCCAAGAAGGAGTAGCGAGCGTCTTAGGATTTATCGCGATTGTTCTTGGTCTTGGAACGATGTTAGGTAAAATGATGGCAGAGTCAGGCGGAGCCGAGCGTATTGCCCGCACGTTAATTAAAGTATTCGGTGAAAAGAACGTACACTGGGCAATGATGGTTGTAGCCGTTATTTGCGGTATCCCAGTCTTTTTCCAAGTAGGGGTTGTATTATTAATTCCACTTGTGTTTGTAATTGCCAAGCATACGGGTACGTCACTTATTAAAATTGGTTTATCATTAATTGCCGGTTTAGCCGTTGTTCACAGTTTAGTACCTCCACATCCGGCAGCGATGCTAGCGGTAGATATCTTTAAAGCAGATTTAGGTAAAACGATTTTGTATTCATTAGTTGTGGCATTCCCAGCTGCAGCAGTGGCAGGTCCTATTTACGGATCGTTCATTTCACGCCGTGTTCACGTAGAGCCAACGGGTGAAATTATGGAGCAGTTCACAGAGTCGAAGCATAAAGATCTTCCTGGTTTCGGCATTACGTTATTCACGATTTTACTACCGGTACTATTAATGCTTTTAGCAACAATCACTGGGTTTGTTTATCCAGAAACAAGTACGATTCGCTATGTAACAAACTTTATCGGAAGTCCAATCGTAGCGCTGTTAATTTCGCTAGTGTTTGCTTTTTATTCGTTCGGTTTTGCAAGAGGATACAACAAAGACGATTTATTAAAATTCACAAACGAATGTCTTGGACCCGTTGCTTCGATCATTTTAATCATCGGTGCAGGCGGCGGTTTTAACAAAATTTTAACAGCAAGCGGTGTAGGTGACGCGATTGCAGGATTTGCTCAAGATGCACATCTTTCTCCTATCGTGTTAGCATTTGTGATTGCCGGGTTAATTCGTGCAGCAGTTGGTTCAGCAACAGTAGCCATGACCACAGCAGCAGGTATTGTCGCACCAATTGCAGCAACGATGCCAAACGTAAGCCCAGAGCTATTGGTGCTAGCAACAGGCGCAGGTTCTGTAATGCTATCGCACGTAAATGATTCTGGCTTCTGGTTAATCAAAGAATTCTTCAACATGTCAGTGGCCCAAACGTTAAAAACGTGGACAGTGATGGAAACGATTCTATCATTTGCAGCGTTTGCAATGGTTCTTATTTTAGACATTTTTATTTAA
- the garR gene encoding 2-hydroxy-3-oxopropionate reductase produces MTKRVGFIGLGIMGKPMTLNLLKAGFEVTVYDINKVAVEEVKAAGGFGAESLAEVAVNSDVMITMLPASHHVKSVVLGEEGLIHSAKEGSVIIDMSSISPVASKEIAAELAQKGIHMLDAPVSGGEPKAIDGTLAIMVGGNEHIFESVSSILHAMGTEVTLVGDNGSGVTAKLANQVIVNLNIAAMSEALVLAAKAGIDVEKMYQAIRGGLAGSAVLDAKVPLILDRNFVAGGRIDINLKDMTNVMETAHDIGVPLPLSSQLVEIFHALKVDGKASDDHGGIVQYYEKLANVEVKKKVEA; encoded by the coding sequence ATGACAAAACGCGTTGGATTTATTGGACTTGGAATTATGGGAAAACCGATGACGCTCAATTTATTAAAAGCAGGTTTTGAGGTAACGGTTTACGATATTAATAAAGTAGCAGTAGAAGAAGTGAAAGCAGCAGGAGGATTTGGAGCAGAAAGTCTTGCTGAAGTTGCAGTGAACAGCGACGTGATGATCACGATGCTTCCAGCTTCACATCATGTAAAAAGCGTAGTTCTTGGAGAAGAAGGGTTGATTCATAGCGCAAAAGAAGGAAGCGTTATCATCGATATGAGTTCCATTTCGCCGGTAGCATCAAAAGAAATTGCGGCTGAGCTTGCACAAAAAGGAATTCACATGCTAGACGCTCCGGTTAGCGGCGGAGAGCCAAAAGCAATTGACGGCACGCTTGCGATTATGGTCGGAGGAAATGAACACATCTTTGAAAGCGTTTCATCTATTCTTCATGCGATGGGAACAGAAGTAACGCTTGTTGGTGACAATGGAAGCGGCGTAACGGCTAAGCTTGCAAATCAAGTGATTGTGAACTTAAACATTGCAGCAATGTCTGAAGCGCTTGTACTAGCAGCCAAAGCAGGCATTGACGTTGAAAAAATGTATCAAGCGATTCGCGGCGGGTTAGCAGGAAGTGCTGTATTAGATGCAAAAGTGCCGCTTATTTTAGACCGCAACTTTGTAGCAGGCGGACGCATTGATATTAACTTAAAAGATATGACAAACGTGATGGAAACGGCTCATGACATTGGCGTACCGCTTCCGCTTTCAAGTCAGCTTGTGGAAATTTTCCATGCGTTAAAAGTAGACGGAAAAGCAAGCGATGATCACGGCGGAATTGTACAGTACTATGAAAAGTTAGCAAACGTTGAAGTGAAAAAGAAGGTGGAAGCATGA